A single genomic interval of Spinacia oleracea cultivar Varoflay chromosome 6, BTI_SOV_V1, whole genome shotgun sequence harbors:
- the LOC110792626 gene encoding uncharacterized protein, translating to MKMKEIGDIIPQQWTSPCGSQCTHKFAALTQIPWRVFCKKGCGADGDTWEECVSVCDQICYKDPVLKDQQWSAYIDRSPGDASYSEECFHACVAGCGYKFEMPAKKVEECHPNRPCKPPAMPKPAKKPLGPQAPVADDVPGTSA from the exons atgaaaatgaaagaaATAGGAGACATAATTCCTCAGCAATGGACGTCACCTTGCGGCAGCCAATGCACCCACAAATTTGCTGCTCTTACCCAGATTCCTT GGAGAGTGTTTTGCAAAAAGGGATGTGGCGCCGATGGGGACACGTGGGAAGAAT GTGTGAGCGTATGCGACCAGATATGCTACAAGGACCCAGTATTAAAGGATCAGCAGTGGAGTGCTTATATTGACCGTTCTCCTGGAGATGCAAGTTACTCTGAG GAGTGTTTCCATGCTTGTGTTGCCGGTTGTGGTTACAAG TTTGAGATGCCTGCTAAGAAGGTTGAAGAGTGCCACCCAAACAGGCCATGTAAACCTCCTGCTATGCCGAAACCAGCTAAAAAACCTCTTGGACCACAAGCACCTGTCGCGGATGATGTGCCTGGCACTTCTGCTTGA